A stretch of the Filimonas lacunae genome encodes the following:
- the rsmI gene encoding 16S rRNA (cytidine(1402)-2'-O)-methyltransferase translates to MLYLVPTPLGNLKDITLRAIEVLQSVDVILCEDTRTSSKLLTHYNIHKPLSPYHQHNEHKVLQHLVDQLAAGKTMALITDAGTPGISDPAFLLVRECARQNIKVECLPGATAFVPALVNSALPTTRFAFEGFLPPKKGRHTLLTKLATEERTIVFYESPLRLVKTLQEISTYFGEDRQCSVSREITKMFEETTRGTLKEVSEYYTAKPPKGEIVVVISPP, encoded by the coding sequence GTGCTTTATCTTGTACCTACACCATTAGGCAATCTGAAAGATATTACCCTGCGTGCTATTGAAGTGTTGCAGAGTGTAGATGTGATCCTGTGTGAGGATACAAGAACATCGTCTAAATTGTTAACCCATTATAATATCCACAAACCACTTTCTCCCTATCACCAGCATAATGAGCATAAGGTGTTGCAGCACCTGGTTGATCAGCTGGCTGCCGGTAAAACGATGGCCCTGATAACGGATGCCGGTACGCCCGGAATCTCCGACCCCGCTTTTTTGCTGGTAAGAGAATGTGCCAGGCAGAATATAAAAGTAGAATGCCTGCCTGGCGCCACCGCTTTTGTGCCCGCGCTGGTAAACAGTGCTTTACCTACCACCAGGTTTGCATTTGAAGGTTTTTTGCCACCTAAAAAAGGCCGGCATACCTTGCTTACCAAATTGGCCACTGAAGAGCGTACTATTGTTTTTTATGAAAGCCCCTTGCGTTTAGTAAAAACCCTGCAGGAAATAAGCACCTATTTTGGCGAAGACCGTCAATGCAGTGTAAGCAGGGAAATCACAAAGATGTTTGAAGAAACCACCCGCGGAACCCTGAAAGAGGTAAGTGAGTATTATACCGCTAAACCTCCCAAAGGCGAAATTGTAGTGGTAATATCCCCACCTTAA
- a CDS encoding aminopeptidase P family protein, giving the protein MKNLPINNQLFIENRKRFIAEMLPGSIAIFNSNDEVPSNGDAIYRFIQNSDLYWLTGIEQEDTMVILYPDNPDPKYREVLVLVRPNELKEKWDGRRLRAADGTAVSGISTIVWLDNLDALLQVWIHQADNIYLNTNENDRRGVGVETRDYRYARTLMQRFPLHRYQRSAVIMRKLRAVKSSYEVDVLQQAIDITDKTFRRLLKFIKPGVMEYEIEAEIMHEFLRNRARGEAYGSIIASGDRARTLHYVFNNEVCKDGELILMDFGANYGGYAADLTRTIPVNGKFTKRQKEVYNGCLHLHNYCKGILKPGITLLDYTDKVGDEATVVFEKLGLLSKSDIKNESRENRAYRKYLYHGISHHLGIDVHDLGTKNEPLVPGMLLTIEPGIYIEEEAMGIRIENNVWLTETGSIDLMKNIPITAEDIESLMKQK; this is encoded by the coding sequence ATGAAAAATCTGCCTATTAATAATCAATTGTTTATTGAAAACCGGAAGCGTTTTATTGCCGAGATGTTACCGGGAAGCATTGCCATATTTAACAGTAACGACGAGGTGCCCAGCAACGGGGATGCTATTTACCGGTTTATTCAAAACAGTGATTTATACTGGCTTACAGGAATAGAGCAGGAAGACACCATGGTGATTCTTTACCCTGACAACCCAGATCCCAAATACCGTGAAGTTTTGGTACTGGTTCGTCCAAACGAATTGAAAGAGAAGTGGGATGGACGCAGATTGCGGGCTGCGGATGGTACCGCTGTTTCTGGCATCAGCACCATTGTATGGCTGGATAACCTGGATGCTTTATTACAGGTTTGGATTCACCAGGCCGACAATATTTACCTGAATACCAACGAAAACGACCGAAGAGGCGTAGGAGTAGAAACAAGGGATTATCGCTATGCACGTACCCTGATGCAGCGTTTTCCGCTTCACCGGTATCAACGCTCTGCAGTCATCATGCGTAAACTCAGGGCTGTAAAAAGTAGCTATGAGGTAGACGTATTACAACAGGCAATAGATATTACCGATAAAACGTTCAGGCGTTTGCTGAAGTTTATTAAGCCCGGTGTAATGGAGTATGAAATAGAAGCCGAGATTATGCACGAGTTTTTAAGAAACCGTGCCAGAGGGGAGGCATACGGAAGCATTATTGCCAGTGGCGACAGGGCCCGTACTTTACATTATGTGTTTAACAACGAAGTATGTAAAGATGGCGAACTGATATTAATGGATTTTGGCGCTAATTACGGTGGTTATGCAGCAGATTTAACACGCACGATACCTGTAAATGGCAAGTTTACCAAACGCCAGAAAGAAGTATACAATGGCTGCCTGCATTTGCATAACTACTGCAAAGGCATTTTAAAACCAGGCATTACTTTACTGGATTATACCGATAAGGTGGGAGACGAGGCTACTGTGGTGTTTGAGAAACTGGGCTTATTGTCTAAATCTGATATTAAAAACGAAAGTCGCGAAAACAGGGCTTACCGCAAATACCTGTATCATGGCATTTCACATCACCTGGGTATTGATGTGCATGACCTGGGAACGAAAAACGAGCCTTTGGTACCAGGCATGTTGTTAACCATTGAACCAGGCATTTATATCGAAGAAGAGGCAATGGGCATTCGTATTGAAAATAACGTATGGCTTACTGAAACGGGAAGTATAGACTTAATGAAGAATATTCCCATCACAGCAGAGGACATTGAATCATTGATGAAACAGAAATAA
- the gmd gene encoding GDP-mannose 4,6-dehydratase has translation MKKALITGITGQDGAYLSELLLSKGYEVHGLKRRSSLFNTDRIDHLYQDPHEKNVRFKLHYGDLNDSTNLIRIIQEVQPDEIYNLGAMSHVKVSFDTPEYTANADGIGTLRILEAVRILGLCEKTRIYQASTSELYGLVQAVPQSETTPFYPRSPYAVAKLYAYWITVNYREAYKMYACNGILFNHESPLRGETFVTRKVTRAVAKIALGLQDKLYMGNIDARRDWGHAKDYVEAMWLILQQEKPEDYVIATGVTTTIRDFIKMAFAEVGIDIEFRGEGVDEKGYVAACRNNEYQIEVGKEVLAIDPKYFRPTEVELLIGDPTKANTQLGWKPKYDLAGLVKEMVESDVNLFKRDSLLKTHGYEIKNQFE, from the coding sequence ATGAAAAAAGCGCTTATTACAGGTATTACAGGGCAGGACGGGGCATACTTGTCTGAACTATTGCTTTCTAAAGGATATGAAGTTCATGGGTTGAAAAGAAGAAGTTCTTTGTTCAATACAGATAGAATAGATCATCTTTACCAGGACCCGCATGAAAAAAATGTAAGGTTTAAGTTGCATTATGGCGATTTAAATGACAGCACCAACCTGATCAGAATTATCCAGGAAGTGCAGCCTGATGAAATTTATAACCTGGGTGCAATGAGCCACGTGAAAGTGAGCTTTGATACTCCGGAGTACACTGCAAATGCAGATGGTATAGGTACTTTGCGCATTCTGGAGGCAGTTCGCATACTTGGTTTATGCGAAAAAACCAGAATTTATCAGGCTTCTACTTCTGAGTTATATGGTCTGGTGCAAGCTGTACCACAATCAGAAACCACTCCTTTTTATCCACGTTCTCCCTATGCAGTAGCTAAGTTGTATGCTTACTGGATTACAGTAAACTACAGAGAAGCTTATAAAATGTATGCTTGTAATGGTATTTTATTTAACCATGAAAGCCCTTTACGTGGTGAAACTTTTGTAACCCGTAAAGTAACCCGTGCAGTGGCTAAAATTGCATTGGGTTTACAGGATAAACTGTATATGGGCAACATTGATGCCCGTAGAGACTGGGGACATGCAAAGGATTATGTAGAAGCAATGTGGTTGATTCTGCAGCAGGAAAAACCGGAAGATTATGTAATAGCTACAGGAGTTACTACCACTATCCGTGATTTCATTAAAATGGCTTTTGCTGAAGTGGGCATTGATATTGAGTTTCGTGGCGAAGGCGTAGACGAAAAAGGATATGTAGCCGCTTGCAGAAATAACGAATACCAGATTGAAGTAGGGAAAGAAGTACTTGCTATTGATCCTAAATATTTCAGGCCTACAGAGGTGGAATTGTTAATAGGAGATCCTACCAAAGCAAATACTCAACTAGGCTGGAAGCCCAAATATGATCTGGCAGGCCTGGTGAAAGAAATGGTAGAATCGGATGTGAACTTGTTTAAACGTGATAGTTTGTTGAAGACTCACGGTTATGAAATAAAAAATCAGTTCGAATAA
- a CDS encoding polysaccharide biosynthesis/export family protein: MKKIHIKRILAGFLVIIISCNLMSCHVNKKLAYFKDVPDSLVVPKSVEAAKFTDPKIQPNDIVQVSIITLDPAINTMLNSDNTTSFAVSPGAASAPVASQPVNGFLVDKEGNIELPIIGKVKISGLTTAEARDSIHNKVAIYYKQPVVNVRFTNFTITVLGEVVKPSTYIVPNEKVSILDALGMAGDLTIFGRRENVLLIRDSVGQKKFVRFDLNSSKIINSPYFYLQQGDMVYVEPNRAKAASTDAIRTRNFALIASLITVFVTIVSKL, from the coding sequence ATGAAAAAGATTCATATAAAAAGAATACTGGCAGGATTTTTAGTAATAATTATTTCCTGTAACCTTATGTCCTGTCACGTCAACAAAAAACTAGCTTATTTTAAAGATGTGCCGGATTCATTGGTGGTGCCAAAGAGTGTTGAAGCTGCTAAATTCACAGATCCTAAAATACAACCTAATGATATTGTGCAGGTATCTATTATCACTTTGGATCCTGCTATAAATACCATGTTAAATTCGGACAATACCACGTCATTTGCAGTATCGCCTGGAGCTGCAAGCGCTCCGGTTGCTAGCCAGCCTGTCAATGGCTTTTTAGTAGATAAAGAAGGAAATATAGAATTACCCATTATAGGTAAAGTGAAAATATCAGGCCTTACCACAGCTGAGGCACGTGACTCTATACACAATAAAGTTGCGATTTACTATAAGCAACCTGTTGTAAATGTTAGATTTACAAATTTCACTATTACTGTTTTAGGAGAGGTGGTTAAACCATCTACTTATATTGTGCCTAACGAAAAAGTAAGTATACTGGATGCTTTAGGTATGGCAGGAGATCTTACTATTTTCGGGCGAAGGGAAAATGTGTTACTGATAAGAGATTCTGTTGGGCAGAAGAAGTTTGTGCGTTTTGATTTAAACTCTTCCAAAATAATCAACTCGCCTTATTTCTATTTGCAGCAGGGAGATATGGTTTATGTAGAGCCTAACAGAGCCAAAGCTGCATCTACAGATGCTATCAGAACACGCAACTTTGCCTTGATCGCATCTCTTATCACAGTATTTGTAACTATCGTATCTAAGTTATAA
- a CDS encoding CDP-alcohol phosphatidyltransferase family protein has protein sequence MNRLIPNIFTLLNLFLGCMAIVEVMQPGLVMSNDGSGVVTVPERIYIASIYIGCAAVVDFLDGFVARLLKTPSELGKQLDSLADVVSFGVVPGLIAYQFLRLSYAASNDGLDTSMACLMPAFLIPCAGAFRLARFNIDTSQSYGFKGVPIPAAGLLVASFPLIYWYSNESWAINLMVNKWFWYAVIIVISSLMISTLPMMALKFKSAGIKDNWPKLLLVAIAIVTALMLHWLAVPLVFVVYVILSLSLKQKEN, from the coding sequence ATGAACCGGCTTATCCCCAATATTTTTACCCTTTTGAACCTGTTTTTAGGCTGCATGGCCATTGTAGAAGTAATGCAGCCTGGCTTAGTAATGAGCAATGATGGCAGCGGTGTGGTAACCGTTCCTGAAAGAATATATATAGCCAGTATTTATATTGGCTGCGCTGCTGTGGTTGATTTTTTAGACGGCTTTGTTGCCAGGTTATTAAAAACCCCTTCAGAGTTAGGTAAACAGCTGGATTCGCTGGCTGATGTGGTAAGCTTTGGTGTGGTGCCGGGGTTAATAGCTTACCAGTTTTTACGCTTATCCTATGCGGCCTCCAACGATGGTTTAGATACCAGCATGGCTTGTTTAATGCCTGCCTTTTTAATTCCTTGTGCCGGTGCATTCAGGCTGGCGCGTTTTAACATCGATACCTCACAGTCATACGGCTTTAAAGGGGTGCCCATCCCGGCAGCAGGACTGTTAGTAGCTTCTTTCCCTTTAATATACTGGTATTCCAATGAAAGCTGGGCCATTAACCTGATGGTGAATAAATGGTTCTGGTATGCTGTGATAATAGTGATCAGCTCTTTAATGATAAGTACTTTGCCCATGATGGCGCTGAAGTTTAAAAGCGCAGGCATCAAAGACAACTGGCCTAAACTACTGCTGGTGGCTATTGCTATAGTGACCGCACTAATGTTGCACTGGCTGGCAGTGCCACTGGTGTTTGTTGTATATGTTATTTTATCTTTGTCGCTTAAACAAAAAGAGAATTAG
- a CDS encoding PepSY-like domain-containing protein — protein MMKNLLLCVVLCTGMVSLGHAQFRKIPNDVQDAFYEKYPDAEEAAWKNKEKIYQVSFLLMGIKFTADFDDKGFWLQCAQEIKPEGIPQKVQRSLTKSLYKDWLIKEAFFVIGPDERTEFRILVSRSEVQQRYISFDPEGKMLEDKDRRKV, from the coding sequence ATGATGAAAAACCTGCTTTTATGCGTTGTGTTGTGTACAGGTATGGTGAGCCTTGGACACGCACAATTCAGAAAAATTCCTAATGATGTTCAGGATGCATTTTATGAAAAATATCCTGATGCAGAGGAAGCAGCCTGGAAAAACAAAGAGAAAATATACCAGGTATCTTTTCTGTTAATGGGAATAAAGTTTACAGCCGATTTTGATGACAAAGGATTTTGGTTACAATGCGCCCAGGAAATTAAACCGGAAGGCATTCCACAGAAGGTGCAGCGAAGCCTTACTAAATCTCTTTACAAAGATTGGCTGATTAAGGAGGCTTTTTTTGTAATAGGACCAGATGAAAGAACAGAATTCAGGATTTTAGTGTCCAGAAGTGAAGTGCAGCAGCGGTATATATCCTTTGATCCGGAAGGTAAAATGTTAGAGGACAAAGACCGCCGTAAAGTGTAA
- a CDS encoding M1 family metallopeptidase yields MNQMRIAMLAIAACCTATVASAQSDRWQQRVKYAINVNMDVATNRFAGVEKVDYWNNSPDTLQRIFIHLYWNAFQPNSMMDVRSRTLGKVLLGYDKQNKEVYDWDGRVKDRISKLAPEEIGYQKVQYVKIAGKEQKLTEHETILEVKLEKPLLPKTKTTFDIGFNAQVPLQVRRSGRDNKEGIRYSMSQWYPKIAEYDYQGWNANPYISREFYGVWGDYDVNITIDKNYLLAGSGTIQNPNEVGHGYEVAGSPLAKSSNSLLTWRFSAQNVHDFVWAADTAYSIIKKQIPGGPLLYVVHKKVDSAQVAWQNVADTAAIAYPYIAKTFGPYPYKNYSFIQGGDGGMEYPMATLVKGPGIGTALHEWMHSWYQGMMGTNESLYPWMDEGFTSYAESRVAGFIRNDKGFWWEGDYAAYYRLVQSRREEPMSTHADHFNTNYAYSNAAYAKGAVFMEQLAYIVGNDILDKILLEYYKEWRYKHPNPNDFIRVAEKVSGMELQWYKEYWVYTTKYIDYAIGYVDYIDGKSVITLKKIGDMPMPLDVLVTYKDGTKEMHYIPMNLVFGSKMPENTDNRFVIHDEWKWTHPEYQLLIDRNIKDIKSIEIDPSLRMADINKVNNTLIVPGN; encoded by the coding sequence ATGAACCAAATGAGAATAGCAATGCTGGCTATAGCTGCCTGTTGTACGGCAACAGTGGCCAGTGCACAATCTGACAGATGGCAACAGCGTGTGAAATACGCGATTAACGTAAACATGGATGTGGCCACGAATCGTTTTGCAGGCGTAGAAAAAGTAGATTACTGGAACAATTCACCAGATACTTTACAACGCATTTTTATTCATCTGTACTGGAATGCTTTTCAGCCTAACAGTATGATGGATGTTCGTAGCCGCACGCTGGGTAAAGTATTGTTGGGCTATGATAAACAGAACAAAGAAGTATACGACTGGGATGGCCGTGTAAAAGACAGGATCAGTAAACTGGCTCCGGAAGAAATCGGGTATCAGAAAGTGCAGTATGTAAAAATTGCCGGTAAAGAACAAAAGTTGACCGAGCACGAAACCATATTGGAGGTAAAGCTGGAGAAGCCTTTACTACCTAAAACCAAAACCACTTTTGATATCGGATTTAACGCACAGGTTCCCTTGCAGGTGCGCAGAAGTGGTCGCGATAATAAAGAAGGTATCCGCTATAGCATGAGCCAGTGGTATCCTAAAATTGCAGAATATGATTACCAGGGCTGGAATGCCAACCCATATATTTCGCGGGAGTTTTATGGCGTTTGGGGTGATTATGATGTAAACATAACTATCGATAAAAATTATTTACTGGCAGGTTCAGGCACTATTCAGAATCCTAATGAGGTAGGACATGGATATGAAGTGGCAGGATCGCCTTTAGCAAAATCATCTAACTCATTATTAACCTGGCGCTTTAGCGCACAAAATGTGCATGATTTTGTGTGGGCGGCTGATACAGCTTATAGCATTATCAAAAAGCAGATTCCTGGCGGGCCGTTATTATATGTAGTGCATAAAAAGGTAGACTCGGCACAGGTAGCATGGCAAAATGTAGCGGATACCGCCGCTATAGCCTATCCATACATTGCTAAAACATTTGGCCCCTATCCCTACAAAAACTACTCTTTTATACAGGGTGGAGACGGAGGGATGGAATACCCCATGGCAACACTTGTCAAAGGCCCTGGTATAGGAACTGCGCTGCATGAGTGGATGCACAGTTGGTACCAGGGAATGATGGGTACAAATGAAAGCTTGTATCCATGGATGGATGAAGGCTTTACTTCCTATGCAGAAAGCCGGGTTGCCGGATTTATTCGTAATGATAAAGGTTTCTGGTGGGAAGGTGACTATGCTGCTTATTACCGGTTGGTGCAAAGCCGCAGAGAAGAGCCTATGAGCACACATGCCGATCATTTTAATACAAACTATGCCTATAGTAATGCAGCGTATGCAAAGGGGGCTGTGTTTATGGAGCAGCTGGCGTACATTGTTGGTAATGATATTCTGGATAAAATTTTACTCGAATATTATAAAGAATGGAGGTATAAACACCCCAATCCTAACGATTTTATTCGTGTTGCCGAAAAGGTAAGCGGGATGGAGTTGCAGTGGTATAAAGAATATTGGGTATATACCACGAAGTATATTGATTATGCTATAGGATACGTTGACTATATAGATGGTAAAAGTGTTATTACCCTGAAAAAGATTGGAGATATGCCTATGCCTTTAGACGTGCTGGTTACTTATAAAGATGGAACAAAAGAGATGCACTATATTCCGATGAACCTGGTATTTGGAAGTAAGATGCCTGAAAATACAGATAACAGGTTTGTGATTCATGATGAATGGAAGTGGACACATCCTGAATATCAGTTATTGATAGACAGAAACATCAAAGACATTAAATCAATTGAAATTGATCCAAGTTTAAGAATGGCAGACATCAACAAGGTCAATAATACCTTGATAGTGCCTGGAAACTAA
- the fcl gene encoding GDP-L-fucose synthase: MEKESKIYIAGHRGMVGGAILRHLKEQGYSNIVVKTSKELDLRNQAAVNDFFDAEKPEYVFLAAAKVGGILANNTYRAEFIYDNLIMEANVIHASYCVGVKKLMFLGSSCIYPKMAPQPLKEEYLLTGPLEYTNEPYAIAKITGIKLCESYRDQYGCNFISVMPTNLYGIGDNYHPQNSHVLPALIRRFHEAKESNASDVTVWGSGSPKREFLYADDLAEACIFLMEKYNEKELVNVGTGSDLTIKELAEMVKEVVGYEGGLIFDASKPDGTPRKLMDVSKLNSFGWKYKTELKEGLTKAYEDFLKNK, from the coding sequence ATGGAAAAGGAAAGCAAGATATACATAGCCGGCCATAGGGGAATGGTTGGCGGAGCTATTCTAAGGCATTTAAAAGAACAGGGGTATTCTAATATAGTCGTTAAAACATCGAAAGAGCTGGACCTGCGCAATCAGGCAGCGGTTAACGATTTTTTTGATGCGGAAAAACCTGAATATGTTTTTTTGGCGGCAGCTAAAGTAGGAGGCATTTTAGCAAATAATACCTACAGGGCTGAGTTTATATATGACAACCTTATCATGGAAGCTAATGTTATACATGCTTCCTATTGTGTAGGAGTAAAAAAGTTGATGTTTTTAGGCAGCTCCTGTATTTATCCGAAAATGGCCCCCCAGCCTTTGAAGGAAGAATATTTATTAACTGGCCCATTAGAGTATACGAATGAGCCCTACGCAATAGCTAAAATTACAGGTATTAAATTATGTGAATCGTACAGAGATCAGTACGGATGTAATTTTATAAGTGTAATGCCTACCAATTTATATGGCATTGGTGATAATTATCATCCTCAGAATTCACATGTATTACCTGCTTTAATAAGGCGCTTTCATGAAGCCAAAGAAAGTAATGCATCTGATGTTACTGTTTGGGGATCGGGAAGTCCTAAGCGTGAATTTTTATATGCAGATGACCTGGCTGAAGCTTGTATTTTTTTAATGGAAAAGTACAACGAGAAAGAATTGGTGAACGTAGGAACAGGTTCGGATCTGACCATTAAAGAATTGGCCGAAATGGTGAAAGAAGTGGTTGGTTATGAGGGAGGCCTGATATTCGATGCATCTAAACCAGACGGAACTCCCAGAAAGTTGATGGATGTATCTAAATTGAATTCGTTTGGCTGGAAATATAAAACTGAGCTAAAAGAGGGCTTAACTAAAGCCTATGAAGATTTTTTGAAAAACAAATAA
- a CDS encoding RNA recognition motif domain-containing protein → MNIYVGNLNWSMTSDELYNLFSPFGEVASAKIITDKFNNNRSKGFGFVEMPDNEAARTAISQLNETDIDGRKIVVNESAPRAEGEGGGYKKKSFGGGGGGGFNRGGGGGGGFNRGGGGGGYNRNRGEGGGGGGYNRY, encoded by the coding sequence ATGAACATTTACGTTGGAAACCTGAACTGGAGCATGACCAGTGACGAACTGTACAATCTTTTTTCACCATTCGGCGAGGTTGCTTCTGCTAAAATTATCACCGACAAATTCAACAACAACCGTAGCAAAGGCTTTGGTTTCGTTGAAATGCCGGATAATGAAGCTGCCCGTACCGCTATCAGCCAATTAAACGAAACTGATATCGACGGCCGTAAAATCGTTGTAAACGAATCAGCACCTCGTGCAGAAGGTGAAGGTGGCGGTTACAAGAAGAAAAGCTTCGGCGGCGGTGGAGGCGGTGGCTTCAACCGTGGCGGCGGCGGTGGTGGTGGTTTCAACCGCGGCGGTGGCGGCGGTGGTTACAACCGTAACCGTGGCGAAGGTGGTGGTGGCGGTGGCTACAATCGCTACTAG
- a CDS encoding GumC family protein — MQHEFVIEQVEPDQENEFFKKLGGQFLILWPWLIASIVVCVALSYLYLKYQTPEYRIRASILIQDDKNSTANVGILEEFGLLKGTSSVDNEAEIFKSYALMKDVVVNNQLFIKYYYSGQLKATELYLNRPITMRYVNPNSDSSINYGEYLVAFDAKDINKFTVTVLDKKYVGKFGEIVHLPTGDIIINTSDAFVKWRKEEPVTVFALPVNRSVAEYMSRLGVAIPNKQVSIISLSLKEIIPQKGEIILNSLINTYLQANVNDANQIADSTIRFIDDRLQLVFKELSGIEKDIEGFKKENRLTDITEQSRLLLENTSDYSKQLTEKEVQLAVIEALEEFLISSKNETRVVPSSLVMQDPVFISLIQRYNEVQLVRDKMLMSTTETHPSVQTINEQLLNLRGELLSSIASVKRGVQIGVNELRKRTGAIESQVSKVPGKERIWLDFSRQQAIKQELYLFLLKKREETAISKSSTLANARVIDAAKADDFPFKPNRKSFLLLGFVLGLAIPFAFYYIKELLNSKVSSSKDIKNYTSAPILAEIGHNGNDEEVVALAARSLISEQFRSLRTNVKFLMANEDEKVILITSSMGGEGKSFLSINLAATLALTDKKVILLELDLRKPRITDILKLRRIGISNYLVDSNANWKELLQFYGADNKFDILSSGPLPPNPAELLMLPKMSALVKTLKEHYDYVVIDSASVGLVTDAEVLAVLADVTLYVVRHAFTHKQQINWLNKLYLKKTLPKLNIIINDVQLKKSGYSYEGYGYAYGYGLYGEKNS; from the coding sequence ATGCAGCACGAATTTGTAATTGAACAAGTGGAACCTGACCAGGAGAATGAGTTTTTCAAAAAGCTTGGTGGGCAGTTTCTTATCTTATGGCCATGGCTTATTGCTTCAATCGTGGTTTGCGTGGCTTTATCGTATTTGTATTTAAAATACCAGACTCCTGAGTACAGAATCAGAGCCTCCATTTTAATACAGGATGATAAAAACAGCACTGCCAATGTAGGCATACTGGAAGAATTTGGACTATTAAAGGGCACCAGTAGTGTTGATAACGAAGCTGAAATATTTAAAAGCTACGCTTTGATGAAAGATGTAGTTGTTAATAACCAGCTTTTTATTAAGTATTATTATTCTGGCCAGTTAAAGGCTACCGAGCTATATCTGAACAGACCTATCACAATGAGGTATGTAAATCCCAATTCAGATAGTTCTATTAATTATGGCGAGTACCTGGTAGCATTTGATGCCAAAGACATTAATAAGTTTACCGTTACAGTACTGGATAAAAAGTATGTGGGTAAGTTTGGTGAAATTGTGCATTTACCTACCGGTGATATAATTATTAATACAAGTGATGCTTTTGTTAAGTGGCGTAAAGAGGAGCCTGTTACTGTTTTTGCGCTTCCAGTGAACAGATCTGTAGCGGAATATATGTCACGTTTAGGGGTGGCTATTCCTAACAAACAGGTAAGTATTATCAGTTTAAGTTTAAAAGAAATTATTCCGCAAAAAGGAGAAATAATATTAAATTCTTTAATTAATACTTACCTCCAGGCAAATGTAAATGACGCCAACCAGATTGCCGATAGCACCATACGTTTTATAGATGACAGGCTTCAGTTGGTGTTTAAAGAGCTGTCTGGTATTGAAAAGGATATTGAAGGATTTAAAAAAGAGAACAGGCTTACAGATATTACAGAACAATCACGCTTATTACTGGAAAACACCAGTGACTATTCCAAACAGTTAACAGAAAAGGAAGTACAGTTGGCTGTGATTGAAGCATTGGAAGAATTTTTAATTAGCAGTAAGAATGAGACCCGCGTGGTGCCGTCTTCGCTGGTAATGCAAGACCCTGTTTTTATATCACTTATCCAGCGTTACAACGAAGTTCAGCTGGTTCGTGATAAAATGCTAATGAGTACTACCGAAACTCACCCTTCTGTTCAAACAATCAATGAGCAGCTGCTTAATTTGCGCGGGGAATTGTTAAGCAGTATTGCCTCTGTAAAAAGAGGAGTACAGATAGGGGTCAATGAGTTGAGAAAAAGAACAGGTGCTATTGAATCACAGGTGTCAAAAGTGCCTGGAAAAGAAAGAATCTGGCTTGACTTTTCCCGTCAGCAGGCTATTAAACAGGAGCTGTATCTGTTTTTATTGAAAAAACGTGAGGAAACTGCTATTTCAAAATCATCTACCCTGGCCAATGCAAGGGTAATAGACGCGGCCAAGGCAGATGACTTTCCTTTTAAACCCAACAGAAAATCTTTTCTGCTACTGGGGTTTGTGCTGGGATTGGCTATTCCTTTCGCTTTTTATTACATAAAAGAGCTATTGAACAGTAAGGTTTCTTCTTCAAAAGACATTAAGAACTACACGAGCGCCCCCATTCTGGCAGAAATAGGGCACAATGGAAATGATGAAGAAGTAGTGGCATTGGCAGCAAGAAGTCTTATTTCTGAACAGTTCAGATCGTTAAGAACTAATGTTAAGTTTTTGATGGCAAATGAAGATGAGAAGGTGATTTTGATTACTTCCAGCATGGGAGGAGAAGGGAAATCCTTTCTTTCTATTAACCTGGCAGCCACATTAGCCCTCACTGATAAAAAAGTAATATTACTGGAATTGGATCTGCGAAAGCCCAGAATTACAGATATATTAAAATTACGTAGAATAGGTATCAGCAACTACCTGGTAGATAGTAATGCCAATTGGAAGGAATTACTTCAGTTTTATGGTGCTGATAATAAGTTTGATATATTATCTTCGGGCCCGCTACCACCCAATCCGGCAGAATTACTGATGCTTCCCAAAATGAGTGCTCTCGTTAAAACATTGAAGGAGCATTATGATTATGTTGTGATTGATAGCGCATCAGTGGGTTTGGTTACAGATGCTGAAGTACTGGCCGTACTGGCTGATGTAACATTATATGTTGTAAGACATGCGTTTACACATAAACAACAAATTAACTGGTTAAACAAGCTGTATCTGAAGAAAACGTTACCTAAGCTCAATATCATTATTAATGATGTGCAGTTAAAGAAATCGGGGTATAGTTATGAAGGTTATGGGTATGCGTATGGATACGGGTTGTATGGAGAGAAAAACAGTTAA